CCGGCATCAGCCGAGCCTACGGCCTCAACCTGGACGGCGCCGTGGTCGGCACCTTCCTGGACGAAGGGGGTGCCAGCCAGGCCTTCGTCGCCACCCAGGTCCAGGGGTCTGTCGGACCCTGAGCCAAGCGGGGGCGCGGCCCGCCGTGGGGCCCCCCCCCCCGACGTCTCACTGCAGAAGAGGGGAGGGGCTCGCTTGGGGTCCCTCCCCTCTTTTCTCTCCCGGTGTCGACGCGGCACCGGTCCAACCATTGGTTTCTCGCCCTGAAGGACCCCTCTCCGAGGACACCCCATGCCGCGGCACGTCCCGACGGACCACCGGATAGCCCCCCTTCTCCTGCTCCTCGCACTCCTGCCCTGGGGCTGTGGAGGCTCGAGTGACGCCGACGATCCGACCGGCATTCGCAGGGAGGGGGATCTCCTGGTGGGGGGAAGCACGGGGCTAGTGCTCGCCATTCCCCAAGATCTGCCCGCCGAGGTGACGCTGGAAAAGCTGACCGCCGTCTACGCGGCGGTGGAGGCCGCCCCTGCGTGCCGAACCTCCGTTTTGGGAGAGGCCGTGGACCTCCTTCTCGCCCAGGGGTGTCTTCGCTACCAGCGACTGTACCTGTATCCCGAGCTCCTGCCCCGGTCCCTGGACGGGTTTTCGACGCTCGCGGACTACGTGGCGGAGCTCCGGCTCACCGATCCCTTCACCAGCCTCTTCGCCGCATCGGTCTTCCAGGATGCCGTGCAGCCGGCCCTCACCGGAGCGAGGGCCACCATTGGGCTGCGCCTGGGGATTCTCGGCGGCGCCGAGACGGTCTCCGATTCAGGCCCGCTCACGGTCACCGAGGTCCTTCCCTTCACGAGGGCGTGGTACGACGGCCTTCAGGCGGAGGACCGCATCGTCGCGGTGCATCGCCCGCCGGGCGTCGTGCACGCCTCCGTCCAGGGCCTGACGCTGGACCAGGCCTTGGAGCTCCTGCCGCGGGAGGAGGCCGAGGAGGCGGAGATCACGGTCGACCGCGGCGGGCGGCTCGTGGTCGTGGCGACCGCCGCCGAGGTCCACCTGGCATTTCTCCTGCAGCCCGACGTCGCCTACTTCAGTGTGCGAAGGTATACGACGCTGACGGGGCAGCACGTCCGGGACGACTACCTGGCCCTCTCCC
The sequence above is a segment of the Thermodesulfobacteriota bacterium genome. Coding sequences within it:
- a CDS encoding S41 family peptidase, producing MPRHVPTDHRIAPLLLLLALLPWGCGGSSDADDPTGIRREGDLLVGGSTGLVLAIPQDLPAEVTLEKLTAVYAAVEAAPACRTSVLGEAVDLLLAQGCLRYQRLYLYPELLPRSLDGFSTLADYVAELRLTDPFTSLFAASVFQDAVQPALTGARATIGLRLGILGGAETVSDSGPLTVTEVLPFTRAWYDGLQAEDRIVAVHRPPGVVHASVQGLTLDQALELLPREEAEEAEITVDRGGRLVVVATAAEVHLAFLLQPDVAYFSVRRYTTLTGQHVRDDYLALSQEAGAAPGKIILDLRGNGGGSVTGALELTDYLVDNDEPPNTHPILTFDGTLFQNTSRYLGGFAANLSGVTPENFVVLVDGATASASEVTAAALRDYGVATLVGTATFGKGVRQDAVTLLDGSRLFITSHFILPPSGVSYHGIGIDPDLLVEATVAEGTITQAQDPQLEAAVALLLGSTPVSQAQRARRVPRTPTEDPWSRFLGTQ